AATTGGGGCTGAGCCCTTGCGGGGGTCCCTCATCCTGGGGATTCCGGGAATCTCCAGGTCCGGACTGTCCTGATCGGTTTTCTGCCTCTTCCCAGGGTCCCACAGGTGTCACCGGTCCCAAAGGAGCCCGGGGCGCTCAGGGACCCCCGGTgagtggggggtgggggaggggatgggggaggaaggaggggagtgggagaggggcaggggtCTGAGCCCCTCTTGCCTCCATCCCCAGGGAGCCACCGGATTCCCCGGAGCCGCCGGACGCGTCGGACCCCCTGGCCCCAACGTGAGTTGGGGGCAACTGGGGTCGCTGGGGGCGAAATGGGGTCACTGGGGGTgaactggggtcactgggggaaAACTGGGATCACCCGGAGCTGCCAGGATCGCCCGGGAAGGTCTGGGATCGCTCAGGACAGTTGGGATCAGCCAGGATCACTGACCCCCAGCTTTGGGGACGGGGGAACCACCTCTCCCATCGATGTCCCCGAGCCAAAGCCACCCGCGGGTGCCACCACCCACCCTTCCAAAGGGACATTCCCAGCGCTCCCCGGTCCCCGAGCAGGGCCAGGACTGGGATCAGGAATggatcgggaatgggatcaggCAGGGATCAGGGATGGATCAGGAATACGGAAACCCCTCCTGAGTTCCCTCTAACCCCGATCTCTCCTGCAGGGTAACCCCGgcccccccggaccccccggCTCCGCGGGCAAGGACGGCCCCAAGGGCGCCCGGGGCGacgcgggacccccgggccgAGCGGGGGAcccggggctgcagggccccGCCGGCCCCCCCGGCGAGAAGGGAGAGCCCGGCGAGGACGGCCCCGCGGTatttggggtctggggacaCCGGCCGCGGACCCTCCGCCAGCCCCCGAGTGGCGCTGACCCCCTTTGTGTCCCCGCAGGGTCCGGACGGTCCCCCCGgtccccaggggctggcaggacaGCGCGGCATCGTGGGGCTGCCGGGGCAGCGCGGCGAGCGCGGATTCCCGGGGCTGCCGGGACCCTCGGTGAGCAAAACActaaaaaaccaccaaaaaaccccaaaaaaacaaaaaaatcccgaAGTCTGGGAAGAAATGGGAGCTCATCAGAGGCAATTTCGTGGCGCGCAGGGATTTGGGAGGGTGGGGAGCGGTGCAAGCTGCTCATCCCCATCCCGGTGCTTTTGGGATCGCAGCTCTTCCCATGCCAAATCAATGTCCCAAAATCTCCCAGGGCTTTTCCCCCTGCCGTGCACCAGACCAGCGTGACGCATTTTCCATACAAATTTTTACCTTCTTCCCACCTGGAATTTGTGCCCCCCGAGCTCTGGGGAAATTCTGTGCCTGAGGAGGGTTTGTTTGaattccctccctctctcctggtttcctgctgcttctctgccCTCAACCCACCTGGCACGAGGGCTCTGGGGCCAAATCCCGGCTCTGCTCCGCATCCCCGGGACAGCCGGCGTGTGCGGGATTCGGGAGGATTTAATTCCTGCGGGGAATTTCATCCCTGCCTGGAAATTCCCAGAGCTGTGAGCGGGAGCCGCGCTTGTTGTGCTGCTCCCGCCTGGAAAAAGGGATCGgcggggctgggagaggaggaggatggcccagggatgtgcagtgccaggaACTGGGATCCCCACATctccatggaatggtttgggctcggaagggaccttaaggatcgTCACTGCCACCCCGGAATTGTCCCTGCGcggggcttggagccacctgggaggGCGGCACGTGGGGGATAAACGGGGCTGGATGAGCTCCAAGGTCCCTCCCAAAAATTCCTGCGATTCCACGATCCCGTTCCAGGGCTCAGAAATCCTTGAAGGACACAcggaaaagaggaggaaaacccCACTCCGATATTTCCCTGTCCTTGGAGCAGCGCTCCCTCATCCCAGACTCACTCACAAgggggttttctggtttttttagGGAGAGCCTGGAAAACAGGGAGCCCCTGGATCTGCTGGTGACCGGGGACCCCCCGGGCCTGTGGGACCGCCCGGGCTGACagggccggcaggagagcccggcaGGGAGGTAGGAAACTTAGGAATGTTCGGAATATCCAGGATGGATCCCTGGCTGATCCTGGGCAGAGACAATCCCGGCACGTTTTCGCCGTAGGATTTTGCCTGGAAAAAGGAGTTTTCTCCCCATCCCAAAGGCAAAAGCTGAATTCCTcctcttttcccagggaaatcccGGCTCTGACGGACCCccgggcagggatggggcagccggAGTGAAGGTGAGTTCATCCCGGATTTCTCAAGCACCggaattcccaggaattcccgTTATGCCTGTGCTTGcccccatcccagagctggaattcctgaccccattccctgttcccaggGCGATCGTGGCGAGACTGGCCCCGTGggtgctcccggtgctcccggcgctcccggcgCTCCTGGCCCTGTGGGACCCACTGGAAAACAGGGAGACAGAGGAGAGACGGTGAGCGGGACACGCTGGGATGGGGGGAGACAGGAATTACCGAGAATCACCCCAAATCCGGGGCATGGAGCTGTTTGGGATCATCTGAGAATGGCACCGGGAGCAGCTCTGAGCGTTTTCCTGAGGATTCCTGGGAACCTGGTTTGGGATCTGCCtgagagctccaggagctggaactgggaaTGAGCTGGGGACTCCGGGACATAAAACGGAATATATgcagtgccctgggcagctgggaaTACTAACTCCCACAcctcaaatcccaaatcccattcctGCTGTGTTTGACTCCCCTCTTCTCTCCCGCAGGGTGCTCAGGGTCCCATGGGTCCCTCCGGCCCCGCTGGCGCCCGGGGGATGCCGGTGAGTGAGTCCCACCCGGAATCCCTAGGATCCCAGTTTGGGCTGGCAGTTTGGCTCCCTGGTTTGGGATCACCCCCACTCCTGACGCGCTGTGTCCCCCTCGCAGGGTCCCCAGGGGCCGCGCGGTGACAAAGGCGAGGCGGGCGAGGCCGGCGAGCGCGGCCTGAAGGGGCACCGGGGCTTCACCGGGCTCCAGGGGCTGCCCGGGCCCCCCGTAAGTGCTGGGACCCACAGGTCCCAAATCCCACATtccacaccccaaatcccacagtcCAAATTtcacaccccaaatcccacatcccacaacccacatcccacaccccaaatcccataccccaaatcccacatcccaaatcccagaccccaaatcccacatccTAAATCCCACACTCCAAatcccacaccccaaatcccacatccTAAATCCCACACTCCAAatcccacaccccaaatcccacatcccacacTCCAAATCCCACACCCCATATCCCAcatcccagaccccaaatcccacatcccaaatcccacactCCAAATctcacaccccaaatcccacatcccacacTCCAAATCCCAGACCCAAATCCTGTATCTCCCATGGGATCCTGAGCCCTCCATCCTCCTGTCTTTCCCAGGGTCCTTCTGGAGACCAGGGTGCTGCCGGGCCCGCGGGTCCCTCCGGGCCAAGGGTAAGttctggaatttttgggggaaaaaggccaaaaagAGGCACCCCTGGACCGGTGCCAGGCCTGGAGGTGGCATCCCCATCACTGTTGTGCCCTGAGCccgttttggggtttttcagggTCCCCCCGGCCCCGTGGGCCCTTCGGGCAAGGACGGCTCCAATGGGATGCCCGGACCCATCGGCCCCCCTGGGCCCCGCGGGAGGAGCggcgagcccggcccggcggtgAGCGGGGAGAGCGGGAGAGAGGGGAGGCACGAGGGGAGGGATCCTGCGGGGGAGAAGGGATCCAGGAGGGGACGGAGGGATTCAGTGGGGCAGTGGGATCCAGCCCCCGGGTGATCACCCCATGACCGCTCCTCTCTCCCGCAGGGCCCCCCTGGGAACCCCGGCCCGCCcgggccccccgggccccccggCACCGGCATCGACATGTCGGCGTtcgcggggctggggcagcccgAGAAGGGCCCCGACCCCGGGCGCTACATGCGGGCGGACGAGGCggcgccggggctgcggccgcacGACGCCGAGGTGGACGCCACCCTCAAGGCCCTCAACAACCAGATCGAGAGCATCCGCAGCCCCGAGGGCTCCCGCAAGAACCCAGCCAGGACCTGCCGAGACATCAAACTCTGCCACCCCGACTGGAAGAGCGGTGAGGGAGGGGCTCCGgccctgtgtccatccctgtgtccatctgtgtccatccctgtgtccatctatgtccatccctgtgtccatctgCATCCATCCTTGTGTCCATCCTTGTGTCCATCCTTGTGTCCATCTGCGTCCATCCCTTCCTCCATCTCCGTgtccccctcttcctccttgtcccCTCCACCACCCACCCGGACACCAAGGACCGCGCTGACCTCCTCGCTGACCCCACCACCGGGCGGTCACTCACTCTGCGCCCTCGTCCGCAGGCGATTACTGGATCGACCCCAACCAGGGCTGCACGCTGGACGCCATCAAGGTCTTCTGCAACATGGCCACGGGGGAGACGTGCGTGTACCCCAGCCCCGGCAGCATCCCCAGgaagaactggtggagcagcaAAGCCAAGGAGAAGAAGCACGTCTGGTTCGCCGAGACCATCAACGGCGGCTTCCACGTGGGTGTCCGGCCGGGATGGGCACGGAGAACAAACAGGGAAAAGGGGTGGGCGTGGAGTTCCACGGAAAAGTTGGAGCTGATGTCCTTCcagggaaggaatttttggTGGTTCTATCAGATATTGGGTGATTTGAGGATTATATGGAAATCTGGGAGCTGACGTCCTTCCTGGGGGTAGAACTGGTGGTTTTTGGATCAGAAATGGTTaatttaggggattttattgAAAGTTTGGAGTTGATGTCCCACCTCAGGGTGAAATAGGTGGTGTTTGGATCAGAACTGGTTGATCCAGAAGACTTTAAGGAAATTCTGGAGCGGTGTCCTTCTTTGGGGTGGAATTGATGGGGTTTGGATCAGATATTTGTGGATTTAGGGATTTTATGTAAAATTTGGAGTGATGTCCTTCCTTGAGGTGAAATTGATGGGTTTTGCACCAAAACGGGTCCATTTAGAGACTTTCACAGAAATCTTGGCATCAGGCCGTGACAGCTACACCCCTCTGGGAAATTTGACCCCggaaatcctcccaaaatcccccgaaaaGCTGTCTGAAAgcctccctcctgcccacagtTCAGCTATGGCGCTGAGGACCTGGCGCCCAACACGGCCAACATCCAGATGACCTTCCTGAGGCTGCTGTCCACCGAGGGCTCCCAGAACATCACCTACCACTGCCGCAACAGCGTGGCCTACCTGGACGAGGAGTCGGGCAGCCTGAGGAAGGCGCTGCTCATCCAGGGCTCCAACGACGTCGAGATCCGCGCCGAGGGCAACAGCAGGTTCACCTACAGCGTGCTGGAGGACGGctgcacggtgggtgctggggacgGACGGGGGAAATCGAGGCAGGCTCCGCAAACCGAGGGGTTGACGAGGTTGGTGGCGTCGCGTCACCACGCGTCGCCGCGTCCGGGCTTTGGTGGCACCTGGAGCTGGCCATGgtgctccagggatggggactccaaacccCGATTTCCCCTCAGAAACACGCTGAGAAACGTGGCCCTTCTGGGTGTAACCTGAAATGGGGCTCAAACGGAGATTGGGAAGGTCCTAGAAGATTAACTTACTCAATTTTTCCAATTCTAATGATAAATCTGGGCTCAAACTGAGATTTGGAAGGTCCAAATCCAGAGAAGATTAAATAACCCCATTTTTCCAATGCTAATGATAAAACTGGGCTCCAACTGAGATTGGGAAGGTTCTAGAAGATTAAATAACTGCATTTTTCCAATGTTAATGATAGATCTGGGTTCCAGCTGAAATTGGGAAGGTTCTAGAAGATTAAATAACTGCATTTTTCCAATGTTAATGATAGATCTGGGTTCCAGCTGAGATTGGGAAGGTTCTAGAAGATTAACTAACCCCATTTTTCTAATGCTAGGATAAATCTGGCCTCAAATTCAGATTTGGAAGCTTCTGGAGGATTAAATAATCccatttttacccattttttcccttagaAACACAGCAAGAAGTGGGGCCTGATGATAAATTTGGGCTCCATCTGGGATTTGAAAGGTTTGGCTAGGATGTAATAGATGAAATAACCCCATTTTTGCCCGTTTTTCCCTCAGAAACACACGGGGAAATGGGGCAGGACTGTCATCGAGTACCGCTCGCAGAAGACCTCGCGCCTGCCCATCGTGGACATTGCACCTATGGACATTGGGGGACCCGAGCAGGAGTTTGGGGTCGACCTCGGCCCCGTCTGcttcttgtaaaaaaaaaaacaggatttttttggtgtggttgtttgttttgggttgtcgtggtttttgtttgttggtttggtttttgtttttttttttaaaaagcccgGCCtgattccttaaaaaaaaagaaaaaaaaaacacaaaaaacggGATCCACCCCAAAAAGGAGCTGAGAAGTTCTGCACTGAAAGGGCTCACCCCGAATCAGGGAGCAACCACCTCATCCCAACACCAGAATCAAAGGAAAAACCcgttaatatttatttattctcttcCTGGAAGACCTGTTTTTGAGGTCAGGTGGAGGTGGGAATGTAAGTGATCCCTTTTTCCCttgaaaaaaatgggatttcacCAATCCAGGTATCAAAAATCGCCTCCTCACCCCtaattttcccctttccccccagaTGGAGTGTTCATGTATAATATgagtttaaaaatacacaaaaaaaaaatcaaaaaatggTGCTATTCTTGTAAAACAAGTCTGTATTTTTTAACATCTGTTggtataaaatgaaaaaaatctaaaaaaaaacacttttggtCAAAAGTAAAAGTTGAGTtgagtctctttttttttttgggtgtgtttgcagtaatttaaatatttcctccCCATTTCAACCACTGTAAAGTTCTTTAGgttgggaaaaaatcccattgaAATCCTCATTTTGGGTTAAAATTGCACATTTTTTGGGTTGGGCTACTTCAAACTAAGGGGGAAGAGGGGggcaaaattccccaaaatagccaaaaaaaaaaaaaaaaggaaaaatttaaagGTGAAAAATTTTGAAGTAGAAACtcttggaaaagcaggaggtttAATTGTGGAATTATTGTCCCATAATTAGGACTGGGATattcccagtgtcaccagggcaATCCCCTCCTCCCCACGAATTTCATCCTGATTTTTACCTGCAAAAAACTcaattttgggctgttttgcaGCACTGGAAGTAGGAGACTCCCCTCTTGCTGCgccacaaaaaatcccacatgGAAATTCCTCTCCTCACCAGACTGTTCattacaggcaaaaaaaaaaatgtcagaaatgggatttttttaatgatctTGACAAAAATCAGCCCAGTGACCCCGAAGAGCCCCAAACCTGCTCAGAGgccccaggcagctcctgggggaGGAATTCCAGAGTTTCATCCCAATTCTTTTGGGTCAAAACTCCTCTTTTTGCCTCTGTGGATGGCAAAGCTTTGCTCGGAGAAATTATAACTTGAAAAGATTCTTTATAAAAAAGCCATTTTGGATCAGAATTTGAGTTTTAAAACCCTCCCAGTTtcaaatgcagcagctgccagttGTGGCCAAGCACCAAAACATTGGCAGGGGAAATTCATTAAGGAGGATTGGGGGATTAAAGAGGattttccacccaaaaatgCCCTTTGAGATGCTCTCCTAATGATGGGGGCTCTGCACTGAGGGTTTGGGGTCAAATCTTTCCCCTCCTGGCGCAGCCAAGCAGCAAATTCGGGGATCCCTCCTGGGGGcagcccccccaaaaacctTCCAGGATCCTTGGAAAAGTGGGAATAGGGCTGGGGGtaaagagggggaaagggaatgTGGGGAGACCCCCAGAAAATCAGGATTAAACCCAGccaggagaggaagaaaatgcagaaaaagcaaagtttgggatttctcccttttccttaaaaaaaaaataaggaaaactcAGTGGGAATTGGTCACCGGGGAAGGAGGTTGGGATTGGGATCTGGGCACTGGTCccagctgggaatgggcacCTGGTCaagttttttccccaaaaaaattactgggaagggctgggctaAATGGGATTTTCCAACCTGGAGAAGGAAAGGCTCCAGGGTGACCTTTCAGGAGAGCTGGGGACAGATTTGGGATaaaggacagagggacaggacatGGGGAGTGGCTTCCCACTGGGATCTGGaggtttgggtgggattttgggaaggaattcctccccgTGAGGGCAGGGAGGTCCCAGGATGGAATTTCCAGaggattccccatccctggggatgAGTTTTAGCATCCCCCTCAACCCATTCTTGGATTCTATGGAAATCCATCAGCAAAACAGCGATTTTTGGGCAAAAAACACCACAGGAGCAATCCCAGCAGAGAACTGGATTTAGGACAAATCAGAgctttttgttaaaataaataaaggacaGTGCATGGAAAGATCCAAATCAGGTTTAATGGAGAATTCAGCCCTACAAATGCTGCAGGGGCAGGTATCTCCTGCTGGAAAAGGGAGCAAAGTGTGGATTTTGTGCCACCGTCACCCAAAAATCCAGTAATTTTTCCACTCAGGAAGGATCCCCTCAGATGTAGCTGTGTCTGAATCCCGAATCCCACGGGAAACGAGGGCtgaaattccagaaaaaaactcccaaaaaggGGCAAAATGCCAAAGGGCTGCGGGGGCCGAGCTGGCAGCTGGATTTTGCTCGGGATAGCGGCTGGCAGGAATGTCCAGCTCCCGGCAGGGAGGCCTTGGAATCCCAGCCTCCCACAGAACCCCCTCCAATCCCTGCTGCTTTGGGAAGTGGAGcacaaaaagcagcaaattcCCGGATTTCAAACCCCAGGGAAGAGCCTCTGGATGCCAAATTGTCGGAGCCACAGGGATAAAATGAGGAAGAAGTTCATTCCAATGATTTGGGTTCCTTTGCCTCCTTCCAGGGTGTAACAGAGGCTCATTCGGGGTGggaactgtccctcttttggGGTCCTGAGGTGCTGCTACCACTGAGCAGGAAAATAAACTCATTTCccctgaaaataataaatacatttactCTCAAAAATCAAACTCATTTACCCCAAAACACCCTGACGGTTCCAAGCTTCCAGAACAGGTGCAAAGCACTGAAAACCTCTGGGATTTCAGCCCTTAATCCAGGAGGGAAAGTTCCAGATTCCTCATcaaaaaggaggggaaggagcacCCAAAGGCCCCGGAGCTGCTGGGTGTGTCCCCGCAGAGCCACTCACGTCCCGGTGCTCCCGGGAGCCCTCAGGGCGCCGCCCGGGCCGcggcgggcagcggggccgtGGAGTTGGAGCTGCAGTCCAGGTAGTGGAAGGTCTCCAGGGAGCTCTGGGCGCTGCGGCCGATGTAGGACAGCTTCACCGAGGTCCTGGCAGGGCAAAGAGACACTGCAGCACGTTTGTAGTCATCACACAactctcctctttttcctcaaaaaaaaaaaaaaaaaaaaaaaaaaaatgcagcggGTTTTGGTGAAAAGGTGGGAATTGCAGCCTCTGGAGGGAACTGTGTGCTGCACCTCATATTTATCCCCGTGTGCTGGATTAAAACCTGACCCtgaggtggatttggggggaatcTGGGGAAAAATCCAAGCAGGATTTTCTCCCTGAAGCCCAAATCCATGGCTGGAATCCCCTTGGGATTCAGGAATCACCGAACAGAATCTTTAAGGTGGGAAAAGAGCTCCAAGAACCCtaagcaggagcagcacccacCTCATGAGGATCACGATGTTGTGGACCTTCACCTTGGGCAAAGTGCAGAAAAAACTGGAAAAGATCAGGGAAATTGGTCAGCAAGTGAGAAACTTGAGGAATTTGGAGTTTtttggcagctcctgctggtaTTTTTCACTTTGGTGTTAACAAAACCATCTCACAGCCCCTTGAGAAAATTCCTGGCCAAGGAAGTGAGCAGGAAAAGTGAGTGATTTACAGATTAATTTCCCAAATTTTAATCAAAGCAGCTCCaaccctctccctccccaggcATCTCCAAGGAGCAGTAAATCCTTACTACACATAGGACAGGGATccacccagctctgccttcaCGGTGAAATTCACCTGCAACAGagcagaaaaatcagatttcagtGCAGTTTCATCACCCTTCAACCCCATTTCTGAGGGAGTGGACAGAGCAAAAGCAGCTGTGGCCCCTGGACACTGCTCAGTACCAGTTTGTCCCTCAGGGGCTGGATGCTGGAGACGTTggtgagctgctggctgcccaCCACAGTGTTCATGTACTGCACCTGGCTGCTCAGGCTGCTCACCGACACCGAGTAGAAGTTGGAATTCCTGATCCTCAGGGTGGCCTGGAGGAGAACAAAAACAACCCTGACCCTGCTGGCTTGTTCCCCTGGTGATTTATTTTCCCAAATCCACAGAAACTTTACCGTGATGGCCAGGAGGACAGCGGAGTTTTTCCTGTCAAACCACACCTGGACCACTTTGATGCCACCATCGTCCACCAGCACAGAGtgggggaagaggaagaaaacccCCAGGCCGGatagcagcaggcagagcagcactgagagcAGGACATAGaatttcctggggaaaaaaacccaaaaaaattaaattcttcacCTCCTCTGCTAGATTCAgatcctaaaaaaaccccaccccgTTTGGTTTCCTCGGAAGAAGCACCCAAGAGCTACTGTCACATTGTTAATATTAAATGGCTCAAAATCCTCCCTTTCCACATTTGGGGTTGGGTACTGAGCAACCCAAGCAGCATTTTGGGGTCTTTTTACAGCTGCTCCCAAAACTCCAGTGAGGGGACAGAAGGTGGGAGAGGGATCATGGTGGTCATGGTAGAAATATTCAAAATCACACTTTAAATCctattttttggggaaaaaacaacccCTAAAAGAACTCCTCCCTTACGTTCTCTGAGGACGAAGCCTTTGGTCGCTGTAAGGGATCAGAGCCACTAACTCATTCACCTGCTCTGGGAAGCAAAACGGGAATAACACATtaaaaagtgactttttttcGCTGTTtggagctgggatttggggtgtttacgccccagaggagcagccaccTGTGGGGATGCAGCCGATGCCCtggcaggtgggacaggtgatgCTGTCCCGGCCAGTGAATTCCATGTAGGGAATCTTGGCCACGTCCTCCACGGGTTCCTGGCCAACCAAtacatcctcatcctcctcatgcTCAGCCTTCCTCCGGCTCGGGGCAGCgctggaggagggcagggaacGCACAGAGCCCATGGTGGCGGCACGGTGTCACCTgtgagaggcagcagcagcagctcagggctgtTGAAAGGGTTTTAAAGCCCTTCCCAGGGGTCCCAAAGCCACCACAAAGTATCCCCATCCACAAGGGGAGAAAGGGACACCTTGATGGGCTCCACTTCCAGCCGCCCAAAACCCAGCGCGCCCCAGGGCACCCCCTCCTCCCCTGAGAGAGCATCTCCTCTTGggggggcagcccccagcccaaGAAACGGGCCCAGGGCTCGGCCACGTCCCCTCAAGAGCACCCCAGAGCCCCTGACCCCAGGagagggacaggccctgctaTGGACCCCCACCTCAGAAAATCCCTCATCCTCAGGGTCCCCCTCCCTGAAGAACGCCCTTTGAAGACCCCCTCCCTCAGAGACTCCCTCCCTCACAGACCCCCTCCCTCAGAGACCCTCTCCATCACAGACCCTCTCTCACAGACCCCCTCCCTCAGAGACCCCCTCTCTCACAGACCCTCTCTCTCACAGACCCCCTCTCTCATAGACCCCCTCTCTCACAGACCCCCTCCCTCAGAGACTCCCTCCCTCACAGACCCTCTCTCACAGACCCTCCCTCACAGACCCTCTCTCTCACAGACCCTCTCCCTCACAGACCCCCTCTCTCACAGACCCTCTCTCACAGACCCCCTCTCTCACAGACCCTCTCTCACAGACCCCCTCCCTCAGAGACCCTCTCCATCACAGACCCTCTCCATCACAGACCCTCTCTCACAGACCCTCTCTCACAGACCCCCTCTCTCACAGACCCCCTCTCTCACAGACCCTCCCTCACAGACCCTCCCTCACAGAGCCCCTCTCTCACAGACACCCTCCCTCACAGAGCCCCTCTCTCACAGACCCCCTCCCTCACAGACCCCCTCTCTCAGTCGCTCAGAGCCGCCCCCTCACAGACCCCCTCCCTCAGTCCCTCAGAGCCGCCCCCTCACAGACCCCCTCCCTCAGTCCCTCAGAGCCGCCCCCTCACAGACCCCTTCCCTCAGCGCTCTCCGCCAGGGGGCGCCCCGCTCCCGCctcgcccgcggccccgcccccgcccccgcGCGCAGCCGCCGTCGCCGTGGCAACCGCGCGAGCCGCCGCTGGGTGGGGCCTCGCCGTGACCCCGCCCGTTCTCGTCGCGTGTGGATGGGCGGGGTTATTCAAATGAGTCTCAGTGAAGGGCGGGGTTTAGCGAGCCACGCCCCGTCGTTTCGCCCAAAGCGCACGCGCCAATGGTCAGGGGTGGGTGCAGTGACCACACCCTTCATTTGCATGCAATAGGCGTGGTCAGAGCAGCGCACGCGCAGAAGCAACGCCTGGTTCCGGTTGGGCGTGGCAGGGCGGGGCGTGACGTAAATCGCGCGCGTGCGCGCAGCGGGTGCGCTCTGTCCGGAGCGCGCATGCGCGGGGGTGGagatggggagggggctggcaCTAGTGCGGGGCTCACAAGTCCCAGTTTGGGGATGCCTGTCCCAGTTTGAGCTCCATCACACCAGTACAGACTCGTGCCACGCCAGGGTgagagccctgctcccagcccggAGCGGGCCCACACCGGTACGGAGCGGTTCCGAGCAGCCTgagcccacctgtgcccacctgtccCGGTACGGAACAGTCTGAGCCCACCGGTCCCGGTCCCGAGCAGCCTGAGCCCACCGGTCCCGGGCCCGAGCAGCCTGAGCCCACCTGTCCCGGTATGGAACAGCCTGAGCCCACCGGTCCCGGTTCCGAGCAGCCTGagctcacctgtgcccacctgtccCGGTACGGAACAGTCTGAGCCCACCTGTCCCGGTACGGAACAGTCTGAGCCCACCGGTCCCGGTACAGAACAGTCTGAGCCCACCGGTCCCGGTCCCGAGCAGCCTgagcccacctgtgcccaccgGTCCCGGTCCAGCCCAGCATCACCTCCAGCACCTCCCAATTTCGGGGGGAAATGCCCCCAGGCCATTCCCTCCCAcctcccccccagccccggccgcTCCATTTTCCTCCAATAAATTCCCTCCCGTGGGACTTTTTCCCACACACCTGAGAGAAAAACAGATATAAAACGAAATCACTCCCTCTCGCAAT
This window of the Lonchura striata isolate bLonStr1 chromosome 27, bLonStr1.mat, whole genome shotgun sequence genome carries:
- the TMEM106C gene encoding transmembrane protein 106C: MGSVRSLPSSSAAPSRRKAEHEEDEDVLVGQEPVEDVAKIPYMEFTGRDSITCPTCQGIGCIPTEQVNELVALIPYSDQRLRPQRTKFYVLLSVLLCLLLSGLGVFFLFPHSVLVDDGGIKVVQVWFDRKNSAVLLAITATLRIRNSNFYSVSVSSLSSQVQYMNTVVGSQQLTNVSSIQPLRDKLVNFTVKAELGGSLSYVYFFCTLPKVKVHNIVILMRTSVKLSYIGRSAQSSLETFHYLDCSSNSTAPLPAAARAAP